In Nodosilinea sp. PGN35, the genomic stretch GTCGCCCTGACCTCGCTGGTCAATGCCCCCCTGGCCCTGCTGCCCCTGCAAATTCTCTACATTAACGCGGTTAACGATGTGTTCCCCGCCCTGGCCCTGGGGCTGGGGGAAGGCGACGACACCATGATGCAGCGCCCGCCGCGCCGGGGCAGTGAGGCCGTGCTCACCCAGGATCACTGGATTGCCATTGCCCTGTACGGCGTGCTCATTGCCGCGACGACGCTGGGAGCCTTTGCGATCGCCCTGGTTGTCTGGCAGCTCGACAGCACTGAAGCCGTCACCATTTCGTTTATGACCCTGGCCTTTGGCCGCCTGTGGCATATCTTCAACATGCGCAGTCGGGGCACCGCTGTGCTGCACAACGAAGTCACCCGCAACCCCTACGTCTGGGGTGCCCTGGGCATTTGCACTATGATTTTGCTAGCGGCGGTCTACCTGCCCGGCCTCTCCGATGCCCTGGGCACCACCGGTCTCTCCTGGCGCTCCTGGGGACTGGTCTTTGTCGCCAGCCTGGTGCCGCTGGTGGTGGGGCAGCTGGCTAAGGTCTTGATCGATCGCAAAGGAAAGCGTTAGAAAAGTTTGAGTTCTAAATTTTAAGTTTTGAGTTTCCGCTGTAGGGCTTTAATTCACAACTTAAAACTCAAAACTCAAAACTTTCCCCGCACTCCCCGCACCCCCCCACCCCCTCACCCCATGTTCAACTGGATCACCACCTGGATCGAATCCCTCGGCTACTTCGGCATCTTCAGCCTGATGGTGCTGGAGCATCTCTTTCCCCCGATTCCCTCAGAGCTGGTGATGCCCCTGGCGGGATTTGTCAGCAGCAGCAGCAGCCGGATGAGCCTGTCTGGGGTAATTTTGGCGGGCTCGCTGGGCTCGCTGATTGGGGCGTCGGCCTGGTACGTGGTGGGGCTCTGGATTACCCACGACCAGCTGATGGGCTGGGTCGAGCGCCACGGCCGCTGGCTAACGCTCAAACCCAGGGATATTGAGAAGGCGATCGCCTTTTTTCAGCGGAGCGGCGGCAGCTGGGTGGTGGGCCTGGGCCGCCTGGTGCCGGGGGTACGCACCTACGTGTCGGTGCCTGCCGGGCTCAGCCACATGCCGCTGCTGCCCTACCTGGCCTACTCGGCCCTGGGCACCGTGCTGTGGACTGGGGCGCTGGCCGCGGCGGGGTATGTCTTGGGTGACCAGTTTGACCAGGTGCAGCTGCTGCTTGGCCCGGTGAGCAAAGTGGTGCTGGTTGGCTGTGCGATCGCCGCCGTAGTCTGGGTGGTCAAGCGCCGCCGCCAGCGCTATCCCTAGCGGTAGATATCACATGCCCATTGGGTTGACGCCAAAGACGATCACCGCTGCCAGCGCCCCGGCCAAAACGCCGTAGCAGCAGGCTAGCAGCGCCTTAAACTGACCCCGATACTTGTAGCGCCAGAGCATGGCGGCCAGGGTCACCGAGTACAGCAGCTCCTCAATGGGGAAGTAGGCAGTCTCGTTGGTAATGTCAATGCCGAGCACCAGCATTGTCCAAAACAGGAAGATGATAAAGCTATTGATAATCGGTGCCTGACTCTCGCGGGTCGGAATTTGCAGCCGCGCAATAAATCCTAAGTAGATTAAAACCGTTAGCGGAAACAGGGCCGCCGCCAGGCTGCGGGCTCCGGCACCGGAGGAGTAGCCCAGGGCAAACACCACGCTCGAAAATAGCTGATACAGCAGAAAGCCAACCGCCAAAAAGAGCACAAAAAAGCTAACTACACCCTTAGAGCCTTTGGTCCAATCTCCAGAGGTCTGCCTTCGACGACGCGTTTGCATAGTGAACCCCAAACATAACTTGGTAGAAAGTGCCGTCGCGGCTGGCCTCGCAACTGCTTTGCTTGGCACTGCGTCTAGGGCAGATTTAGGTATTCAGCGACGGGCCGCCGGGCCAGCTGCGCCCATAGACAGGCCGCACCAGCCCCCCGACAAGCCTTAACCCATAATGTTACTCGAGGTTAGCAGGGCGATGGCATCGCGCCCATCGCCCCAGGGATGGGTTTTCCCTCTTCCCGCTTTGTTCTTTTGCTGTAGGTTGCTTAATAAACAGGTTGCCCTAGCTGCTTTATCCTTTCCGCAGCATACCTCTCGACCGCATGCCTGCCGACGACCTGCCTAGGGCTGGGAAGAAACTTGCGGCAGCTCGGGGCGGGTGTACCAGTAGGCCCAGGCAATCAGCACCAGCTGAAACGGCAGCCGAATCGCCTGAAACCACCACGTGTTGGGAACGCCAGCAATCTCAATATGGTTGATCGCCATATTGAGATTGGCCGGGAATACGGCAATAAACAGCACCACCAATCCCCACGCCGCCTGCTGGCGAACAGCGGGCACCAGCAGGCCAATTCCCAACCCAATTTCAATCACCCCGCTGATGTAGACCAGGGCCGCTGGCGCGGGCAAAAAGCCCGGCACGATGCGAATAAAGGGCTCTGGCTGAGCAAAATGCAAAATGCCTGCCACCACCATACAGACGGCTAAAATGCCCCGCAGGGTGGTTTTGCTGTGCTTAAGGCGCTGCATACTTCAAAAAAAATGAATTGACTAGGGCTTAACTCAGCCAATGGCGACGGGCTCGAAGGCTTGGGTGCAAGGTATACGGTGTGTGTTCAAGGCCAACTGTGAACCTGAGACCCTGCACCTTCCCCGCTTACCGATCGCGGCTAGTGTTTAGTCAAAAAAATAATGACGGGGGATGGGACTCAGGGTTCGCGGTTCGCGGTAAGCGGTTTAAGGCGAGCCGTACACCGTTTACCGTAGACCGTTCAACCCCATTAACCCGTCACATTTAACTTGACTGACTACTAGGATCGCTGACGGGCTAGGGGGTTGGGCTCTGGTGCAGCTTGTAGTCTGGGTTCGTCCAGCATTCGGGTAGGGCTTCGCCCGAGGGAAACTGAAGGCGCGATTTTTCGTAGGCCTGGGGGGGCTGCTCTTCTTCGCCCGCCTGCTGCCGTCCCTGCACCTCGTTTCTCTGAGGGTCGATCAAGTCGGTGACATCCAGCACTTTAATCAACGTCTGGTCTTGGGCGTCTTTAACAAACATAGGTTCACGGTTGGGATAGGTAGAGCCGACAGCTCAGGCCGCCGGGCATCGTTTGTAGTTCTACGCTATCTAATTAGAGGGGCCAGGGCTTCTGTCTAAATAGATAAAAGGAACTACCGATGAAACCACTTGAGGGCCATATTGCGCTGGTGACCGGAGCCACGCGGGGGTTGGGCAAGGGCATTGCCACGGGCCTGGGCGAGGCGGGGGCGGTGGTCTACATCACGGGGCGCACCCTCACCGCTACCGCCGACACCGTGGGCTCGCTGGAAGAAACGGCGGTGGCGGTGACCCAGGCCGGGGGAACGGCGATTGCGGTGCAGGTAGATCACGGCGATGACTACCAGGTCAAGGCCCTCTTCGATCGCATTAGCACCGACCAAAACGGCCAGCTCGATCTGCTGGTCAACAATGCCTATGCCGGGGTGTCGGCCCTCAAGGCCGCCTACGGTAAGCCCTTTTGGGAAGCCGAACCCGCCGATTTTTGGGATGCCTGCAACGCTGTGGGGCTGCGGAGCCACTACCTGTCCAGCGTCTACGCGGCCCGCCTGATGGTGCCGCGACGGCGGGGGCTGATCTGCACGCTGTCGTCCTGGGGCGGGCTGTCCTACATTTTTGGGGTGCCCTACGGCGTGGGTAAAGCGGCCTGCGATCGCCTGGCCGCCGATATGGCGGTAGAACTCAAACCCCACCAGGTGACATCGCTCTCGGTTTGGCCCGGCATTGTCGGCACCGAACTGATGACCCAGTTCGCCGCCGAAATGGGCCTGGGGCAGGCTGCCAGCCCTGGGGCCAGCTTGGGGGCCAACGGCC encodes the following:
- a CDS encoding DedA family protein, translated to MFNWITTWIESLGYFGIFSLMVLEHLFPPIPSELVMPLAGFVSSSSSRMSLSGVILAGSLGSLIGASAWYVVGLWITHDQLMGWVERHGRWLTLKPRDIEKAIAFFQRSGGSWVVGLGRLVPGVRTYVSVPAGLSHMPLLPYLAYSALGTVLWTGALAAAGYVLGDQFDQVQLLLGPVSKVVLVGCAIAAVVWVVKRRRQRYP
- a CDS encoding acetyltransferase, which translates into the protein MFVKDAQDQTLIKVLDVTDLIDPQRNEVQGRQQAGEEEQPPQAYEKSRLQFPSGEALPECWTNPDYKLHQSPTP
- a CDS encoding SDR family NAD(P)-dependent oxidoreductase, with product MKPLEGHIALVTGATRGLGKGIATGLGEAGAVVYITGRTLTATADTVGSLEETAVAVTQAGGTAIAVQVDHGDDYQVKALFDRISTDQNGQLDLLVNNAYAGVSALKAAYGKPFWEAEPADFWDACNAVGLRSHYLSSVYAARLMVPRRRGLICTLSSWGGLSYIFGVPYGVGKAACDRLAADMAVELKPHQVTSLSVWPGIVGTELMTQFAAEMGLGQAASPGASLGANGPAPDHYNWETPLLTGRVIAALASDRNLLRRTGQVQIVAELAKEYGAVDAEGNRPASLRSLRFVLPYAVPGLRPYAALVPDLELPWPFLLLGPLGSPKA